TCTGTACAATCGGATCCGGTCTGTGTTCTTTAGAAACTCCTTTTTTACGCAATTCATCCTGCTCATCAATTTCAAAATAATAGTTAGTAACATCATAGTAAACCAAATCTGTATTACGATCATACAAAGATTTAATGTGCTCATGAATCCAAAGTTGTAAAGCTTCACTATGCTTGTTGAAAAAAGTAAGACATCTATAAACATCATCCAAAGAAAAATCAAATTTCTCAAAGAATATATCTTTATTCTCATAAGTCTTTTTCTTTGAAGCAGGATACAATAAGCGTGAGAATACAAGAAGTTTCATGATAGCATTAGCATCATATTCTTCTTTTGAGTGACGTTGTCTGTTTTTTAGAAATTTATCTATTTCAAGCTCATGATAAATTTTACTAAAAGCTGCATAGCCAAAGTTTTTACGATTAACAGAGTTAGAAGGTATCAACTCATTTTTAGCAATAGTAAACGTAAGATGAGCATTTTCAGATAATCTTTGTTCCTCTAACTTTTTCGCTTCGTGAGTAAAAAATTCAATAGGATTCTCATACTTTTTTTCCAATTCATCAAGGTAACCAAGAGATTCAATGGTTACAGATCTTGTGGTTTTGGTATTTTTATCCCAATAATTATGAACAATAGATAAGTATGTACGGCCAGTTTTTTTATTTGTAGCTTTTCTAAGATACATAGTAGCATCGCTCCCCCTTTAATACTAATTATAACACAATAATCCAGAAAAATCCATATAAAAATGACAAAATTTTAAAATAAATTTACCCGAAATCATTAGTAAAATTAATGGTTTCGGGTTACGTTATATAAGAATTTGCTGCAAAACTAGGGATATAATAAACTCAATAGTTAAGAGAATATCTTTAACAAAAAGATTAAAGATTATTGAAGTTCATACAAAAGAAAACAGGTTTGTAAAATACATTAATAATATAAATGATGTTAAAAAATGTGATAATGAGTTTGTATTTGAAATAGGATTAGGTGATAAAATTAGTTAAAGGCCATTAAAGGCCTTTATTTACTTTTTCTTTAATAAATAATATAATACATATGATAATACTTTAAGAGGTGTAGGCATGAACATACCGAACGTTTTAACTCTTTTGAGATTTATATTGATACCGATATTTGTATACAGTTATTTTTATATTACAGATGGAAATATATTTGCAGCTATTATATTTATTGTTTCCGGTATAACAGATGTTCTCGATGGCTATATTGCGCGTCACTACAATCAGATTACAAAGATGGGAATTTTGATGGATCCACTTGCAGATAAATTGATGATTATTACAGTGCTTGTTAGCCTTTGGCTAAAGGGCATTATACCGTTTTTTATAATTTTGATTGTAT
This portion of the Thermoanaerobacterium sp. RBIITD genome encodes:
- a CDS encoding CDP-alcohol phosphatidyltransferase family protein, coding for MNIPNVLTLLRFILIPIFVYSYFYITDGNIFAAIIFIVSGITDVLDGYIARHYNQITKMGILMDPLADKLMIITVLVSLWLKGIIPFFIILIVLIKEFSMIIGAFILYRKKDIAIPANKYGKATTLLFYIAIIFSIFGWPYGLTLMIVALLLALIAFAIYSIEFKFYNRQ